The Gouania willdenowi chromosome 3, fGouWil2.1, whole genome shotgun sequence genome includes a region encoding these proteins:
- the ccnb2 gene encoding G2/mitotic-specific cyclin-B2 isoform X1, whose translation MFSVAARVVVPAAENQVRTGKPAAAPRRAALGEVTNCPAVEVKLKKAGTIKAASKPSCPQKVKPTAVRAAAPVARPVPPVVVDTAPPPVVTEEPADVSMKDGEEMLCQAFSEVLLAVEDVDEQDDDQPQLCSQYVKDIYQYLHELEVQQAVRADYMRGYNITQQMRALLVDWLVQVHSRFQLLQETLYLTVAILDRFLQVQEVSRRKLQLVGVTAMLLACKYEEMFAPEVKDFAYITDNAYSTAQILVMEQLMFRGLKFQLGRPLPLHFLRRASKVANSDVERHTLAKYLMELTLLDYDMVHYRPSEVAAAALCLSQQLLDGLSWSPTQQHYSTYSEAHLKPLMQHIAKNVMMMNEGRTKFQAVKSKYSSSKLMKISLLPQLRSSIVSDLAAAVLPSS comes from the exons atgttcTCTGTGGCGGCTCGTGTTGTG GTTCCAGCTGCAGAGAACCAGGTGAGAACAGGTAAACCCGCTGCTGCTCCGAGAAGAGCAGCTCTGGGAGAGGTTACCAACTGTCCTGCAGTGGAGGTCAAACTGAAG AAAGCCGGGACAATCAAAGCAGCCTCCAAACCATCATGTCCTCAGAAGGTCAAACCCACGGCGGTGCGGGCAGCTGCTCCAGTAGCCCGCCCGGTGCCCCCTGTGGTCGTGGACACAGCACCGCCCCCTGTTGTCACAGAGGAGCCTGCTGACGTGTCCATGAAGGACGGGGAGGAGATGCTGTGTCAGGCCTTCTCTGAGGTGCTGCTGGCTGTGGAGGACGTAGACGAGCAGGACGATGACCAACCACAGCTCTGCTCCCAATACGTCAAAGACATCTACCAATACCTGCACGAGCTGGAG GTGCAGCAGGCCGTACGGGCCGACTACATGCGCGGCTACAACATCACTCAGCAGATGCGAGCACTGCTGGTCGACTGGCTGGTCCAGGTTCACTCCCGTTTTCAGCTGCTGCAGGAGACTCTGTACCTCACAGTGGCAATCCTGGACCGCTTCCTCCAG GTACAGGAAGTGTCTCGCAGGAAGCTGCAGCTGGTGGGTGTGACGGCCATGCTGCTGGCCTGTAAGTACGAGGAGATGTTCGCCCCGGAGGTCAAAGACTTTGCCTACATTACGGACAACGCCTACAGCACAGCTCAGATCCTGGTGATGGAGCAGCTGATGTTCAGGGGCCTCAAGTTCCAGCTGGGGCGCCCTCTGCCGCTGCACTTTCTACGGAGAGCCTCCAAAGTGGCGAAT aGTGATGTGGAGCGACACACCCTGGCTAAGTACCTGATGGAGCTCACCCTCCTGGACTACGACATGGTTCACTATCGACCCTCTGAGGTGGCTGCCGCCGCCCTCTGTCTATCCCAGCAGCTGCTCGACGGTCTGTCCTGG TCGCCGACCCAGCAGCACTACTCCACCTACAGTGAGGCTCATCTGAAGCCACTCATGCAGCACATCGCCAAGAACGTGATGATGATGAACGAGGGTCGCACCAAGTTTCAG GCGGTGAAGAGCAAGTACTCTAGCTCTAAGCTGATGAAGATCAGCCTCCTTCCTCAGCTCCGCTCCTCCATCGTCAGCGACCTGGCAGCTGCTGTGCTACCAAGCAGCTga
- the ccnb2 gene encoding G2/mitotic-specific cyclin-B2 isoform X2, which translates to MFSVAARVVVPAAENQVRTGKPAAAPRRAALGEVTNCPAVEVKLKKAGTIKAASKPSCPQKVKPTAVRAAAPVARPVPPVVVDTAPPPVVTEEPADVSMKDGEEMLCQAFSEVLLAVEDVDEQDDDQPQLCSQYVKDIYQYLHELEQAVRADYMRGYNITQQMRALLVDWLVQVHSRFQLLQETLYLTVAILDRFLQVQEVSRRKLQLVGVTAMLLACKYEEMFAPEVKDFAYITDNAYSTAQILVMEQLMFRGLKFQLGRPLPLHFLRRASKVANSDVERHTLAKYLMELTLLDYDMVHYRPSEVAAAALCLSQQLLDGLSWSPTQQHYSTYSEAHLKPLMQHIAKNVMMMNEGRTKFQAVKSKYSSSKLMKISLLPQLRSSIVSDLAAAVLPSS; encoded by the exons atgttcTCTGTGGCGGCTCGTGTTGTG GTTCCAGCTGCAGAGAACCAGGTGAGAACAGGTAAACCCGCTGCTGCTCCGAGAAGAGCAGCTCTGGGAGAGGTTACCAACTGTCCTGCAGTGGAGGTCAAACTGAAG AAAGCCGGGACAATCAAAGCAGCCTCCAAACCATCATGTCCTCAGAAGGTCAAACCCACGGCGGTGCGGGCAGCTGCTCCAGTAGCCCGCCCGGTGCCCCCTGTGGTCGTGGACACAGCACCGCCCCCTGTTGTCACAGAGGAGCCTGCTGACGTGTCCATGAAGGACGGGGAGGAGATGCTGTGTCAGGCCTTCTCTGAGGTGCTGCTGGCTGTGGAGGACGTAGACGAGCAGGACGATGACCAACCACAGCTCTGCTCCCAATACGTCAAAGACATCTACCAATACCTGCACGAGCTGGAG CAGGCCGTACGGGCCGACTACATGCGCGGCTACAACATCACTCAGCAGATGCGAGCACTGCTGGTCGACTGGCTGGTCCAGGTTCACTCCCGTTTTCAGCTGCTGCAGGAGACTCTGTACCTCACAGTGGCAATCCTGGACCGCTTCCTCCAG GTACAGGAAGTGTCTCGCAGGAAGCTGCAGCTGGTGGGTGTGACGGCCATGCTGCTGGCCTGTAAGTACGAGGAGATGTTCGCCCCGGAGGTCAAAGACTTTGCCTACATTACGGACAACGCCTACAGCACAGCTCAGATCCTGGTGATGGAGCAGCTGATGTTCAGGGGCCTCAAGTTCCAGCTGGGGCGCCCTCTGCCGCTGCACTTTCTACGGAGAGCCTCCAAAGTGGCGAAT aGTGATGTGGAGCGACACACCCTGGCTAAGTACCTGATGGAGCTCACCCTCCTGGACTACGACATGGTTCACTATCGACCCTCTGAGGTGGCTGCCGCCGCCCTCTGTCTATCCCAGCAGCTGCTCGACGGTCTGTCCTGG TCGCCGACCCAGCAGCACTACTCCACCTACAGTGAGGCTCATCTGAAGCCACTCATGCAGCACATCGCCAAGAACGTGATGATGATGAACGAGGGTCGCACCAAGTTTCAG GCGGTGAAGAGCAAGTACTCTAGCTCTAAGCTGATGAAGATCAGCCTCCTTCCTCAGCTCCGCTCCTCCATCGTCAGCGACCTGGCAGCTGCTGTGCTACCAAGCAGCTga